A single Oncorhynchus mykiss isolate Arlee chromosome 22, USDA_OmykA_1.1, whole genome shotgun sequence DNA region contains:
- the agr1 gene encoding anterior gradient 1, whose translation MYRWSLFALLFVTCMEVSIQKKTKKGPQTLSRGWGDDITWVQTYEEALMTMTESKKPLMVIHHMEDCPHSQALKKAFAADKAVQELAQEDFVMLNLIHETTDSNLAPDGHYVPRILFVDPSMTVRAELVGKYSNHMFTYKPSDIPYLAENMKKAKRLLHTEL comes from the exons ATGTATCGGTGGTCTCTCTTTGCCTTGCTCTTTGTCACCTGCATGGAAGTGTCCATACAGAAGAAAACAAAGAAAGGCCCTCAAACTCTCTCAAGAG GATGGGGGGATGACATTACTTGGGTCCAGACCTATGAGGAAGCCCTGATGACAATGACAGAAAG TAAGAAGCCCCTGATGGTCATTCATCACATGGAGGATTGTCCTCATAGTCAAG CTCTGAAGAAGGCGTTTGCTGCTGATAAAGCCGTACAGGAACTTGCCCAAGAGGATTTTGTCATGCTCAATTTGATA CATGAGACTACAGACTCCAATCTGGCACCAGATGGCCACTACGTTCCAAGAATTCTCTTTGTTG ATCCATCCATGACTGTGCGTGCTGAGCTTGTTGGGAAGTACAGTAACCACATGTTCACCTACAAGCCGAGCGACATCCCGTACT TGGCCGAGAACATGAAGAAAGCCAAGCGTCTACTGCACACTGAACTGTAA